Below is a window of Candidatus Poribacteria bacterium DNA.
CCGTGCGCGGCGCTTTGAAGATGAACTTGCTGTGCCAGTGGAACACGTCCTCGCGCAGCAACTGTCGAGCGGGCTCCACGATTCGCGGCAGTCCAGGCAGCAACCCGTAGGCGGAGTCGCCCCGCTGTGTCCAGAGCGCCATCGCCGTCGTCGTCGCTCCACGATCGCGCTGGGTCCAGGCTCCGGGCGTCGCCATCGCCCGGTCTACTTCCTCGCGGAGGATCGCCACTTCCTCTTTGCTGAGCAGCTCCGGGAAGAACAGGAACCCAAGGCGGTCGTACTCTTCGATCTGCTCGTTCGTCAGACGCATGGAAACCTCCCTCACCCACACCGGCTCGAATCGCATCGTAACGATACCACAGGCTGGGGCGTTCTCCACGTCCCGACACGTTGGCGCGAACCGGTCCGGCGTCAGAGGGCGTTGATCTGGCGTCGTCCGCCGCTGGCGCGGGCCCAGCGAACGATCTCGCGAAGGGAAGGAGGCTTGCCGGTCATCAGGACTCCAACGCGGAAGACACGTCCTGCCGCCCAAAACGCCACGACCACGGAGAGCATCAACTCGACCGTGGTGACGACGTACTCCCAGACCTCCGGTGGACCGGCAGAACGGTTCATCATGACGAACGGCGTGAACGTGGGAATGAACGAGAGGATACGGGCGAGGGTTCCGTTGGGGTCTCGCGTGATGGGCGTCAGCGTCAACAGAGGCAGGATGAGTGCCAGCACGATCGGCGTCATCAGGTTCTGAGCTTCCTTGTGCGTGCTGCAGACGGAGCCGATGGCAACCAGCAGCGCGGCATAGAGGAAGTACCCGAAGATGTAGTAGCACAGGAAGAGCAGCAGATAGACGGGGTCTGAGGCGATCTGCGCCAGTCCGAGGTCGGGCATTCCGACGAAGAACCGGGGGAGCGCCATGGTTGTCGCATAGAAGAACGCGACCCACGCGCCCACGATGGTGAGACCCGTCGCCGCCATTCCGAGAATCTTCCCCGACATCAGCTCCAGCGACGACACCGAGGAGAGCAGCACTTCGAGAACGCGATTCGACTTCTCCTCCACCGTGTTCATCAACAGCATCTGAGCCGAGCTGAACACGGACACCCACAGGATGTAGACGAAGATCGCGGGCGCCCACTGGCGCAGCTTGTCGGATGCCTTCGCGGCGGAGGTCGCGCCGCCCGATCCGACCACCTCCCCGACGAACGACAACGGCGCCGAGAGCCATCCGGCGATCTCAGAAGTCAACCCCTGACGCTCGATCCGGCGTTCGCGCACGACTTCGCTGGCGCGCCATGCGTACCAGTCGCGCAGGCTCGTGTCGGTCAGGTTCTTCGAGACGTATCGCGTGCCATCGGAGCCGGTGACGGGATCGGGCCCGATGACGAAGTAGGCGAACAGCCTTCCGTCAGCGATCTGTCGATTGAGCTCGTCCACCGCAGCGGGCCTGTCGGGCGGCGCGACGTAGGCGTAGCGAGTCGCGTCGAGCCCATCGTCGATGCGCTTCGCCTGCTTTGCCGTCAGTGATCGATACCACGACTGCGCTTCGGCGCGTGCCGACAGAACGAGCTCTTTGACATAGCTGTCCAGTGCGCTGTCCAGTGCCTCGACTGCGGCATCGGACCCGGCGAGCGCTCCCGCGACGCGCGCCCGATGGTCATCGCTGAGCGGCTTGACAGCCACGGCGAGCTCCACCATCGAATCGGGCAGCGCGTAGGCGGATGAATCGCCGGACTCCTCGATGCGGATCGTTGCGCGTAGGAGCGTCGTGAACTCCTGGGTGAGGATGCGCTCCTGGACCGCGGCTCCGAGCCAACCGGACCCGTCGATGACGGTGTACGTTCGTCTGCCTGCCGACTTCGAGAAGAGGAAGGGAACCGCGATCGACGCGATGAGAATCACCGGGAACACCAGCAATCCGAGCCAGAAGCCCTTGGTGCCCAGGTTCTCCAAGTACTCGCGCCGCGCGACGAGAGCGACCCTATTCGCCACTCGCGTCCTCCTTCACGGCACGCACAAACACCTCGTGCAGCGACGGCTCCCGAAGGTCGAACCGTCGCACGCGTACTTTGCCGACGACTTGCGCGAGAACGTCCTGGGGGTCGGTTCCACTGTCGAGGATGAGCTCCGCGTGCTTTCCGGCGTCGTTCACGCGCGACACGCCTCGCAACTCCTTGAGGGGCTCGCCGTCGCCGTCGTAGTCCAGTTGCACGGCGGTTCCACCGGCATCGAGGACGGACGCCAACGGACCATCGAGCACCTTGCGCCCACGATGGATCAGCACGATGGCGTCGCAGATCTGCTCCGCCTGTTCCATGACGTGCGTCGAGAAGAGAACCGTCTTGCCCTGACGACGCATGTTCACGATGACATCGCGCATGATCTCGGTGTTGACCGGATCCAGCCCGGAAAACGGCTCATCGAGGATGACGAGGTCAGGATCGTGAATCATCGTGCTCAGGAGCATGGCTTTCTGGCTCATGCCCTTCGACAGCGCCTCACAGCGCTTGGTGACCCAGTCGCCCAGTCCGTAGACGTTCAGTAGATGTATGGCGTTCTCGTGGGCGG
It encodes the following:
- a CDS encoding ATP-binding cassette domain-containing protein; this encodes MSDALIMDRVTKSFGDVVAVDELSLRVPSGCIYGVLGPNGAGKTTALRMIVGILEPDSGSVSVLGLADAAAVRQRIGYLPEEKGLYKKMRVGAMVAYAGELKGMPKKAAHENAIHLLNVYGLGDWVTKRCEALSKGMSQKAMLLSTMIHDPDLVILDEPFSGLDPVNTEIMRDVIVNMRRQGKTVLFSTHVMEQAEQICDAIVLIHRGRKVLDGPLASVLDAGGTAVQLDYDGDGEPLKELRGVSRVNDAGKHAELILDSGTDPQDVLAQVVGKVRVRRFDLREPSLHEVFVRAVKEDASGE